One Spinacia oleracea cultivar Varoflay chromosome 4, BTI_SOV_V1, whole genome shotgun sequence DNA segment encodes these proteins:
- the LOC110804298 gene encoding uncharacterized protein, translating to MARKYYNLILKSQSNEETRTLMEDGYAASVSLVDELLASLNVSNTDDASTTETSATAAPETSATAAPETNATAAYETNSAPAGTHATTTSDTSVQQATSSEPATNTATEPPMVLDPERCTTKGRNKRPRGPFVKNKKGKTAAPPTADFGTITPNLRLF from the exons ATGGCTAGGAAATACTACAACCTTATCTTGAAAAGCCAATCAAATGAGGAGACAAGAACCCTTATGGAGGATGGTTATGCCGCTAGTGTGTCTCTGGTTGATGAACTTCTAGCGTCATTAAATGTTTCAAACACTGACGACGCTTCAACCACAGAAACAAGTGCAACAGCAGCACCTGAAACAAGTGCAACAGCAGCACCTGAAACAAATGCAACAGCAGCATATGAAACAAACTCAGCACCAGCAG GTACTCATGCAACAACAACAAGTGATACAAGTGTACAACAAGCAACAAGTTCTGAACCTGCAACAAACACAGCAACTGAACCTCCTATGGTGTTGGATCCTGAACGTTGCACAACAAAAGGAAGGAACAAAAGACCACGAGGACCATTTGTCAAAAATAAGAAGGGAAAAACTGCAGCGCCTCCAACAGCAGACTTTGGAACAATAACTCCAAATTTGAGATTATTTTGA
- the LOC130471673 gene encoding protein FAR1-RELATED SEQUENCE 5-like, which yields MGYTAETVEELLGFYEKHASEVGFSIRKGNTRFKVGTRIVLEKTYVCSAAGVTNNGKNKKKKVQTVVPVVPKKERKPRQVSITRTQCRACLRVKMNSEGRYEVVNHVIMHNHDLTRSQWHYLHRSERQITEEKREAIETMQKSGLSSTASFNYMAIEAGGEENLGHSKKDHLNYCTRLKMKQIEGGDAQAVTDIMYLELEGDPNFFFRFRLDEKGKLRSLFWKDSMMMEDYGIFGDIVVLSQLGINNHWNNCMFGCAFIGDEKIESFVWLLQTFKKSIGGKSPISIFTDQDAAMNNAINQVFPDSRHRLCVWHLHQNAITRFGALKRDPTFKKTFNYCLYKCVTVVEFETNWRSMLQQYELIGEEWFTNVYDLREKWCPALSKDFFSAGILSSQRSESTNHAIGFRANRTTSLTDFYRLFKGTIQRWRSTEKQAEFSCSKSVPSSALPLSGLLKHASEVYTLSLFRDFEQEFGYSIATTAKLIWKQENTEFYAVSIDEEPWSAQRVTYIHESQTVSCTCKNFEASGWLCYHCIRILRLHSVNRIPE from the exons ATGGGATACACTGCTGAAACAGTGGAGGAACTTCTAGGTTTCTACGAAAAACATGCTAGTGAGGTTGGGTTTTCCATAAGGAAAGGAAACACGAGATTCAAAGTTGGGACAAGAATCGTGCTTGAAAAGACATATGTTTGTTCAGCAGCAGGAGTAACAAACAAtggaaagaacaaaaagaaaaaagtgcaAACAGTTGTTCCTGTGGTgcccaaaaaagagagaaaaccaAGGCAAGTTTCGATCACGAGAACTCAGTGTAGGGCTTGCTTGAGAGTGAAAATGAATTCTGAAGGCAGATATGAGGTTGTTAATCATGTGATAATGCACAACCATGATTTAACTAGAAGTCAATGGCACTACTTGCATAGATCTGAAAGGCAAATAACGGAAGAGAAGAGGGAGGCAATTGAAACTATGCAAAAATCTG GTCTGTCATCCACGGCTTCCTTTAACTACATGGCAATTGAAGCTGGAGGTGAAGAAAATTTGGGACACTCGAAGAAAGACCATCTAAATTACTGCACGAggttaaaaatgaagcaaatagAAGGTGGTGATGCACAAGCAGTAACTGACATAATGTATTTAGAGCTTGAAGGTGACCCAAACTTCTTTTTTAGATTTAGATTGGATGAAAAAGGTAAATTGAGGAGTTTGTTTTGGAAGGACTCTATGATGATGGAAGACTATGGAATTTTTGGAGATATAGTGGTTTTATCACAAC ttggaataaacaaccactgGAATAATTGCATGTTTGGTTGTGCATTCATAGGAGATGAAAAGATTGAGTCGTTTGTGTGGCTTCTacaaactttcaaaaagtcaatTGGGGGAAAAAGTCCAATATCAATCTTTACAGATCAAGATGCAGCAATGAACAATGCCATCAATCAG GTCTTTCCAGATTCAAGACACAGATTATGTGTATGGCATTTGCATCAGAATGCTATTACCAGATTTGGGGCATTGAAACGAGATCCAACTTTTAAGAAGACATTCAACTATTGCTTGTATAAGTGTGTCACAGTAGTTGAATTTGAAACCAATTGGAGATCAATGCTGCAACAATATGAGCTGATAGGGGAAGAGTGGTTTACAAATGTATACGATTTGAGAGAAAAATGGTGCCCTGCGCTAAGCAAAGACTTCTTTTCAGCTGGGATTTTGTCTTCACAACGAAGTGAAAGCACTAATCACGCCATCGGATTTAGAGCAAACAGAACAACCAGTTTAACTGATTTCTATAGATTGTTCAAAGGTACAATACAACGTTGGAGAAGTACAGAAAAGCAAGCTGAATTCTCTTGTAGTAAATCGGTTCCATCCTCGGCTTTACCACTATCTGGATTGCTGAAACATGCATCAGAAGTTTACACGTTGTCACTATTCAGAGACTTTGAGCAGGAATTTGGATACTCAATTGCAACAACAGCAAAATTAATTTGGAAACAAG AAAATACTGAGTTCTATGCTGTGTCCATTGATGAAGAACCTTGGTCTGCACAGAGAGTAACATACATCCACGAGAGCCAAACAGTATCATGTACGTGTAAAAACTTTGAAGCTTCAGGATGGTTGTGCTACCACTGCATTAGGATATTGCGCCTTCATTCGGTTAACCGGATTCCAGAATAG